The genomic stretch GCCAGATGTACTGCGACTGGCAGGCGCCCGAGTACAGCTACATCCCGAACTACAACCTCATGCCTGCGCACGACTGGCTCCCGGTCAGCATGACGGTCCTGCCAGCGCCGGCGGACACCATCGCCGTCGCCGAGCGACGCGAGAAGACCGACTCCGGAGTGGTCATCGGCAAGCACAAGGGCTTGAGTGGATTCAACCCTTCGCAGCCGTGCCCTGGCTCCACGCAGATCGCTCCGCAGTACGCGATCATCACGTCGATGAACTTCGCGTTTTGGACCCCCGAGTTCATCGCGCAGCACAACGCGCTCGACAGCAACGACAAGGCCGACGTGGTGCGGGTCAAGTGGGACCGCCACAAGGAAGGAGCGAACTACGCCTATGCAGACGGTCACGCGCGCTGGCAGCGGCTCGCCCAGACCCTGAATCCCGACAAGTACCAGTACGGGGACCACTTCTATCCCGCGTACGCGCCGTACAACGGCGGCCCGTGCTCGAACTGAACTCCCCGTGGACACGGCCCTTGTGAGGAGGGCCGTGTCCGCCCTGCCCCGGACCGCCGACACGTGACTCCATGATCAAACCCCGACTCTTAACGCGACGCGGTCTGCCTGCGCTGGCGGCGACTGTCTTGGCAACCGTCTGCAGAGCCCAAGGCGTGTTTCCGCCGATCAACCACATACCCCTGGGGCCCTCGAAGACGGAGTTCACATTCGTCGCCCTTGGAGACAACCGGCCGGCTGGAGCGGGGCTTCCTCCGACGCGTGTGTTCCAGGAGATTCTCCGCGAGGTGGCCTGGATCCATCCCGACTTCGTGCTCTCGACCGGCGATCTCCTCTATGGCAACGAGGAGTCGATGGAGCAGTACCGTGCCGAGTGTGCGGCGATCAAACCGCTGATCGGTGCGATCGGCGTGCCGTTCTTCAACGCGCCGGGCAACCACGAGATCGCGGGCAAACCCGAGTTCGAAATGGAGTACATCAAGCAGTTCGGCCCCCTCTACGGCTCGTTCGAGTTCGGGGGGTGCCGCTTCATTGCCCTCTCGACCGATAGTGCCGCCTTCCCAGCGAAACTTGGACCCGATCAGTACGCGTGGTTGAACGGACAGCTCGCCGACAAGAGGCCGTCGTTCGTTTTCGGGCACCACCCCATCATCGCCCGCGAAGGCAACGACGAGCCCGGCAAGACCGTGGAACAAGGTCCCGAACTCGTGACCAAGTTCTCCGAATCGAACGTGAAGGCGGTATTCGAAGGGCACGACCACGTCTTCAACCACCAAACCCGCGGGGGTGTCGAGTATTTCATCGCAGGCGGGGCGGGGGCGCCGCTGGACGCGCCTCCGGAGCAAGGCGGTTTCTTCCACTTCGTTCTGGTGCACGTGAAGGACGGCGTGATGGACGCGACCGTAGTCCCGCTCAACGCGATCGATGTGACGGAGGATGGCGACCACGCGATCGTTTCAAGCTACTGCGACTCCGATCTCGAACTAGGCAACCTCACCGTGACCGTCGCCACCTTGCCCAAGACCATTACGGCTCAGGCGGACAAGAAGGGCAAGATGGCCGAGGTGCCGGTGCGGCTCGTGTCCTCGGAGAAGTTGGCCTCGGGCTATCGGCTGCACTTGGCCTTTACGTTGACGAAGCACCGTCAGACGATCCTTCGGTTCGGCCGCTAGCCGCCCAGCAGCGAGTCCAAAACGTCGTCGGCGGTGTAGGAGGTTTGCCCCGGCCGCAGGAAGCGCCCGAGGTTCGCCACGTCGTCGCCTGCGGTCACGATCGGGGGCTCGACCGACCCGTCCTTGCGCCGTTGCGCGAACCCCGCCGTGGCGAGGAGCCCGTTGCAAAGGCAAAGCCGTCCGGCGACGGCCTCCGGGTCGCCGCCTTTCTCCACGAACTCCTCCCCGGGTTCGGCCGAACACCGGAAGCCGACCGTTCCGTCGGGCTTGCGATAGGCCTGTCGGAGGAATCCGAGGTCGCAGATGCGTTCGCGCTGCTCGTAGACGCGCTTGTCCGACAGCGTCCCGGGCAGCTCCACGAGCTTGAAGGGGAAACCGGTGGACGAGGCGCGCGCGTCGGTGCGCACGTGCAGGGTTCCGTCCAAGGCGCCCTGGACCACCTGCGCCTTGATCTCGGCGTCGATCCCCGACTCCTCGCAGAACGCGAAGGCCGTTCCCACCTGGATCCCTTGGGCTCCCGCCTCTTCCGCCTCGCGAAGCCCCTCGGCGGAGCCGTAGGAGCCCGCCATCCAGAAGGGGAGACCGAGCTCGCGAATCGCCTCGAGATCGGGCACGTCCCGGGGACCGTAGACGGGCTCGCCCTTCTCGCTCAGCTCGCCCTTTCCCCGGGGCGGGGCGTTGTGGCCCCCCGCGGTCGGGCCTTCGACGACGAACCCGTCCACGCGGCCCGTGCTGCGTTTCACCAGGGTTTGCGCAAGGGTGCTGGACGCGATGATCGCGAAGAACTTGGGTCGTTGGAGGGGATTCGAGTCGGGACAGTACTCGCGCGGGTCGAACTTGGAGGTGAAGACCTCTTCGGGCAGGGCGTCTACGACGTCGATTCTCAGCTCGGTGGGCTCCAGCGCGGCCATCTTGTCGAGCGCGCCGGGAATGGCGCGGGGAATGCCCGCGCCCATCAAGACGACATCCACGCCCGCGAGCATCGCCCCAAACAACGCCGGAAGCGTGGGGAGTTGGATCTTTTCGAGCAGGTTGATGCCCACCAATCCACTGTGGCCGTGCTTGGCGAGAAACACCTCGACGAAGCTCGCGACCACCGTGAGGTCCGTGAGCGCGCGACTCGGGTGCAGGGAGGGCACCGGTTTGGATTTGAAGAGGGCGCCGGGACGCTTGCCGCCCTCGACGAAGTAGCGCGACCAGACGCGCTCGGCAATCTCCGGAATGGGAAACGCGTCGAGCCCCAATCGCATGAACCCGCCCACGTCGCCAAGTTGAAGGCGCCTGGCAAAGACCGCGTCCAGCCCGGTTCCGGAAACGACCCCAAGCTGACCGCGCTTCGACACGGCGCGTGCGAGCGGCCACCCGGAGACCGCTACTCCCATTCCCCCCTGAATAATGCGCGGATGATTCAATGTTCGTTCGCCGTTGCGAGCCGCGCGAAGCGCCGGACATGACGCCAGTGTTCGAAGCCCGTCAGACCCATTCTCCGTTCTCTCGGCCCGGTTGGGCTATGACTGCGATCATAGCTGACCTCTTGCGCGATCGGGTTACGCTAGGTCGTCCCATGAAACGATGGACTGTTGGAACTAAGGGAACGAAGGACACTCGCCGAGTGTTACAATGGGACCACGTGCGGATTCTCCGTCACCTCTCGATCGTCGGCCGGCTCCTCTTGGCGCTCATCGTCGCCACGGGCACTTCGTTGCCCGTTCTGGGGGCGATGTTGTGCTCCACGTCAGTTTGCGGCGAAGCGTGTCCGATGCACGCAAGGCCCAAGACCTCTTGCTGCGGTGAGAAGGCTCCGTCCGCGACCGACGCCAAATGCCGCTGCACGATTCGCGCTGCGCACGACACCGTGCAGGTGCACTATGTGGCGCCGTCGAGCTTCGACGCCCATCCGATTCTCGCACTTCCTTCGGAAGTCCCCGCGCTTCCCACCATCGCCGCTCTCGCCGAGGCCGCGCCGGAGATCGTCCCGCGGGAACAGTCGCCCCCCAGCGTCGGGCGATCCCCCGATCTTGGTCGCGCTCCCCCCGCCGCGTAACGCTCGGCAGGCCCTTGGTCTGCCGGGTCGTCGTCGCGCCGGGGCGCTTTGCTTCGAGGTTCTCACCTGATCCAAGTGCTCCTGGCCCTCTCGCCAGTCATTTACCGCACTTGGAGATGGACATTTGAACAGCAAACCCTCGGGACGCCGCGCGTTCTTCGGACCGGGCACGATCGCGATGATCGTCGGTCTCGTCGCGTTCGGCGCCTACCGCGCTTTCACGCAACCCACGCCTTCGCAGCCCCGATACTTCGAGGCCGACGCCCAAGGCCGGCTTCAGCCCGTGGAGCGCCCCACGATCCCCTCGACCTCCGCCCAACTCTCCGTGCCCGAACCCGCGGGCCTTCTGGCACTCGCCGATCTCAGCCCTGAGCAGCGGACGCGCATTGAGGCGATCGTCGCGGCTTGGGCCAAGGAGAAGCGCGACCTGGAGTCGCGCATGCGCAAGGAGACCGCCTTCCTGAACGAGGCGGCGGGGACCCACCGCTCGCTCGCTTCGCTTCAGGGAGAACTCGGGCACTACTCCGAGCTCTCGCGGGAGTACGGAGGGCGACGCGAGCAGGCCTGGCAGGAAGCCTTCGCCGTGCTGACGCCGGCGCAACGCATGGAGGTGAAACGATGAAGCACCTCATCGTCTTCGCGACTCTCGCGACGTGCGCGCAGGGGTGGGCGCAACCGCTCTCCCTTGCCGACGCGCTCGCGTATGGCCAGAAGCACAACCCGGTCCTCCGTGCGAGCGAAGCGGCCGTTGCCGCAGCCCGGGCCGACGCCAACGCTGCCAAGGGGCGCCTGTTGCCCCAGCTTTCGGCCTCGGCCTGGGCTTCGCAGGGCGACATGCCCAACATGCTCCGGTCGGCGATGGGCGTCGATCCTGCGTCGATGGTGCGCGCGCCCCAAGGCGAGTTCTTCGATGCGAACCTGATGTTGATGGCGCCGCTCCACACGGGCGGCTGGCTGTCCGGAAAGGCGGCCGCAGCCTCCGCGCGCGAACGGGCGGCTCGGGCGGAGACCGCCGATGCCCGCGCAGAAGTCTCGCTTCGTATCCGAGAGGCCTACCTTCGCGCGTTGGTCGGCGCCGATCTGGTCGCCACGCAACAGGCGCGGGTGCGCGCGGCCGAGGCGATGGTCGCCAACGCGCGGGCCCAGATGGAGGCGGGACGCGGCATCGAGGCGACCGTGCAGCGGGCGGAGGCCGAGCTTGCGGAAGCCCGGCGCGGCGAAACCTCGGCGGAGAACGCGCGCCGCAAGGCGCTGCTCGACCTCTTGGAGACCATGGGTGCGCCGCTGGATCAGAGCCCCGAACTCGCGGATGCGCTCGAAGGCACCCGGCCCAGGCCCACCCTGGAGTACAGCCTGGCCCAGGCAGACGCCGCCCGCGGAGAGCTCCAAGCGGCGCGACGCCGCTTGGAGGCTGGGCGCGGCGATGCCGAATCGGCCTCCGGCGCCCTCCATCCCCAAATCTACGGATTCGCCATGGGCGACGCGTTTTCGCCACGAGATGCCATGGGACGGCAGGCGGGGGTCACCTTTGGGGTGGTTGTCAGCGTGCCGATCTTCGACGGAGGCACACGGAGCGCGGAAGCCGCGGGCGCGCGATCGATCGTCGCACAGGCCCAGGCGGAGGTGGACCGGGTGAGGCTTCAGGTGGAGAAAGAGGTGCGCCAGGCATGGCTCGATCTTGAGACCGCCGATCGCAACCTCGAATCCGCCGAGGCCGAGCTGGCGGCGTCGCAGGCGGCTTACGACGTGATCGCCCTGCGCGTGCAAACGGGTAAGGGCATCCTCGTCGAGCAGCTCGACGCCCTGACCAGCCTGACTCGGGCGCGTTCCAACCGCGCGCTGGCGCTTTACGACCAGGGGCTTGCCCTGGCGCACCTCGACCGGGCGATAGGAATCGCCATTCCCAAGGAGTCGGAGAACCGATGAATCGCGTGATCTCACTTTCGAAAATCCTCCTGCTGTCCCTCTTGGCCAGTCTCGCAGTCCTCGCCTTGGCCTCGCTGGAGGGCGAGGCGGGCTCGTATCGGATCCACCTCTCCACCCAGCCCGCGGTCGTTCCCGTCGGGCCGGCCAAGCTCACGCTCGAGATCACCGATCCCGCCGGCAAGCCCCTCGACGACCTCGACGTGAGGGTGCTCGCTTCCATGCCGGGGATGTTCATGGGCGAGCGCGAGCAGCGGGCGGCCCCCGTTCCCGGCAGACCGGGGGGCTACTCCATGCAGGCGGCGTTCCCGATGGCGGGCGGCTACGAGGTCACCGTGCGCATTGCGGGCGACCAAGGCTCCGCAACCACCGTGATTCCGCTCCAGACCGGGCAGGACACCGCCTCGCAAGGCGGCTTCACCGTGCTTCCGTGGTTGCTGTGCTTGGCCGTCGTCGTGTTCGTGGTTGCGAGGATGCGTCGGGCGGGCGAACGGATGAACGTTCGCGCGGCGATGAACCGCGGGACGATCGGGGGCCTGACCCTCCTCCTCGTGTTGCTCTTCGGCGCGGTCTACGCGGTGAACAATCTGCGGCGGCAAGGTGCGATGACGCCTCTGGAGGCGCAGGTGATGGACATGAGCACCCCAGCCCCGCCGGGCATGACCGCCGTCCGTCTCGGCGATGTGACGCGCGGACCCCTCGCCGAGACGGTCACGTACACCGGCCAGGCGGTCGGCTACGTGGAGCAGGATGTCAACGCCCGGGTCGGCGGCGTCATCGTGTGGATGCCTTTTTACGTGGGCGACGCGGTGAAGAAGGACCAGGTGCTCGCACGGCTCGACACGTCGCAGCTCGA from Fimbriimonadaceae bacterium encodes the following:
- a CDS encoding DUF1559 domain-containing protein gives rise to the protein MKKAFTLIELLVVIAIIAILAAILFPVFAQAKEAAKKVSCLSNMKQVAIAVYLYAGDYDDTAPQTSWETSATPQPFNPGGRYQIHWTYLMQPYIKNYQIFACPSDGTPVKPKYPAPNGTADLGMLNAAGQMYCDWQAPEYSYIPNYNLMPAHDWLPVSMTVLPAPADTIAVAERREKTDSGVVIGKHKGLSGFNPSQPCPGSTQIAPQYAIITSMNFAFWTPEFIAQHNALDSNDKADVVRVKWDRHKEGANYAYADGHARWQRLAQTLNPDKYQYGDHFYPAYAPYNGGPCSN
- a CDS encoding metallophosphoesterase, which gives rise to MIKPRLLTRRGLPALAATVLATVCRAQGVFPPINHIPLGPSKTEFTFVALGDNRPAGAGLPPTRVFQEILREVAWIHPDFVLSTGDLLYGNEESMEQYRAECAAIKPLIGAIGVPFFNAPGNHEIAGKPEFEMEYIKQFGPLYGSFEFGGCRFIALSTDSAAFPAKLGPDQYAWLNGQLADKRPSFVFGHHPIIAREGNDEPGKTVEQGPELVTKFSESNVKAVFEGHDHVFNHQTRGGVEYFIAGGAGAPLDAPPEQGGFFHFVLVHVKDGVMDATVVPLNAIDVTEDGDHAIVSSYCDSDLELGNLTVTVATLPKTITAQADKKGKMAEVPVRLVSSEKLASGYRLHLAFTLTKHRQTILRFGR
- a CDS encoding nitronate monooxygenase encodes the protein MGVAVSGWPLARAVSKRGQLGVVSGTGLDAVFARRLQLGDVGGFMRLGLDAFPIPEIAERVWSRYFVEGGKRPGALFKSKPVPSLHPSRALTDLTVVASFVEVFLAKHGHSGLVGINLLEKIQLPTLPALFGAMLAGVDVVLMGAGIPRAIPGALDKMAALEPTELRIDVVDALPEEVFTSKFDPREYCPDSNPLQRPKFFAIIASSTLAQTLVKRSTGRVDGFVVEGPTAGGHNAPPRGKGELSEKGEPVYGPRDVPDLEAIRELGLPFWMAGSYGSAEGLREAEEAGAQGIQVGTAFAFCEESGIDAEIKAQVVQGALDGTLHVRTDARASSTGFPFKLVELPGTLSDKRVYEQRERICDLGFLRQAYRKPDGTVGFRCSAEPGEEFVEKGGDPEAVAGRLCLCNGLLATAGFAQRRKDGSVEPPIVTAGDDVANLGRFLRPGQTSYTADDVLDSLLGG
- a CDS encoding TolC family protein, yielding MKHLIVFATLATCAQGWAQPLSLADALAYGQKHNPVLRASEAAVAAARADANAAKGRLLPQLSASAWASQGDMPNMLRSAMGVDPASMVRAPQGEFFDANLMLMAPLHTGGWLSGKAAAASARERAARAETADARAEVSLRIREAYLRALVGADLVATQQARVRAAEAMVANARAQMEAGRGIEATVQRAEAELAEARRGETSAENARRKALLDLLETMGAPLDQSPELADALEGTRPRPTLEYSLAQADAARGELQAARRRLEAGRGDAESASGALHPQIYGFAMGDAFSPRDAMGRQAGVTFGVVVSVPIFDGGTRSAEAAGARSIVAQAQAEVDRVRLQVEKEVRQAWLDLETADRNLESAEAELAASQAAYDVIALRVQTGKGILVEQLDALTSLTRARSNRALALYDQGLALAHLDRAIGIAIPKESENR